A stretch of Gossypium hirsutum isolate 1008001.06 chromosome A06, Gossypium_hirsutum_v2.1, whole genome shotgun sequence DNA encodes these proteins:
- the LOC107962486 gene encoding small ribosomal subunit protein S13, mitochondrial, with product MLGLRCSVGTLSDVGHRLLQTMTFHGIRVQGIRVGSAEIPDHKRIAVSLQSIYGIGRSRARQILSELNIDNKLTRELTGRELMALREHVSSTYIIGEDLRRCINADITRLKGLQCYKGIRHEDKLPCRGQRTKTNSRTAKKGLTAVSERHRASYA from the exons ATGTTGGGGTTACGGTGTTCTGTCGGAACACTATCTGATGTCGGTCATCGCCTCCTTCAAACCATGACG TTTCATGGAATAAGAGTACAAGGCATTCGTGTGGGAAGTGCTGAAATTCCAGACCACAAGCGCATTGCAGTTTCTCTACAGAGCATCTATGGAATTGGTCGTAGCAGAGCTCGCCAGATCTTAAGCGAGCTCAATATAGATAACAAACTCACTAGGGAATTGACAGGAAGAGAACTCATGGCTCTTCGCGAGCACGTCTCTTCCACATACATCATTGGAGAAGATTTG AGGCGATGCATCAATGCGGACATAACCAGATTGAAAGGTCTTCAATGCTACAAAGGGATCCGGCACGAGGATAAATTGCCTTGCCGAGGACAGCGCACAAAAACCAATTCCCGGACCGCAAAAAAGGGACTAACTGCTGTTTCAGAAAGACACAGAGCTTCTTATGCTTAG
- the LOC107962487 gene encoding LOW QUALITY PROTEIN: oxysterol-binding protein-related protein 1C (The sequence of the model RefSeq protein was modified relative to this genomic sequence to represent the inferred CDS: inserted 1 base in 1 codon), which produces MHPFCCVSTVSEHSPVKPLADQVISMRPPTVTTVTTTTSSSAPTTRSNSARSTAQIQCQSNQNHHRSNSVDLNRVVQRNGIPSGREATTATAPPPQVDVKINDIVGNGISGVLYKWVNYGKGWRPRWFVLQDGVLSYYKIHGPDKIVVSQETEKDXKVIGEESHRIISRHRNSISHHSATRRKPFGEVHLKVSSIRESRSDDKRFSIFTGTKRLHLRAETRDDRVAWMEALQAVKDMFPRMSNSELMAPTDNVVVSTEKLRKRLMQEGISESAIQDSEQIMKSEFAELQKQLVLLKQKQWLLIDTLRQLETEKVDLENTVVDESQNKLNDQGASSMIRQDKSSEGSVTDTDEDNERVDAAEEETDEDEHNFFDTRDFLSSSSFKSNGSDFRTSSFSSDDGLNGFDSEDDIDPYIKSVGSNFPYIKRRKKLPDPVEREKGVSLWSMIKDNIGKDLTKVCLPVYFNEPLSSLQKCFEDLEYSYLLDRAYEWGKRGNSLMRILNVAAFAVSGYSSTEGRICKPFNPLLGETYEADFPDKGLRFFSEKVSHHPMIVACHCQGTGWKLWGDSNLKSKFWGRSIQLDPVGVLTLEFEDGEVFQWSKVTTSIYNLILGKLYCDHYGTMRIEGNREYSCKLKFKEQSIIDRNPHQVHGIVQDRNGKTMASLLGKWDESMHYVNGDYSARGKGQESLSESHLLWRRSKPPKYPTRYNLTRFAITLNELTPGLKEKLPPTDSRLRPDQRYLENGEYEMANSEKLRLEQRQRQARKMQESGWKPRWFAKDKNSGTYHYIGGYWEAREQRKWDSCPDIFGQIPCDQILE; this is translated from the exons ATGCATCCTTTTTGTTGTGTTTCCACCGTATCGGAACATTCCCCGGTCAAACCATTAGCCGATCAAGTTATCTCCATGAGGCCTCCTACTGTAACGACCGTAACTACTACTACTTCCTCTTCGGCTCCCACCACCAGATCCAACTCGGCCCGATCCACGGCCCAAATCCAGTGCCAGTCCAATCAAAACCATCATCGTAGCAATAGCGTTGATTTGAATCGGGTGGTTCAGAGGAATGGAATACCGTCGGGAAGAGAGGCTACGACGGCCACGGCTCCTCCGCCGCAAGTGGATGTAAAGATAAACGACATAGTTGGAAACGGGATATCGGGCGTGCTTTACAAATGGGTGAATTACGGGAAAGGTTGGAGACCGAGGTGGTTCGTTTTGCAAGATGGAGTTTTATCGTATTATAAAATCCACGGTCCTGATAAGATCGTCGTTAGCCAAGAGACGGAAAAGG CCAAAGTTATCGGCGAAGAGTCTCACCGTATTATCTCCCGCCATCGTAATTCCATTTCTCATCATTCTGCAACCCGTCGAAAACCCTTCGGTGAAGTCCACTTGAAG GTTTCTTCGATAAGGGAAAGCAGATCAGATGATAAGAGATTCTCGATCTTCACCGGAACGAAGAGGCTTCATCTAAGAGCCGAGACGCGGGATGATCGGGTTGCGTGGATGGAGGCGCTTCAGGCGGTTAAGGATATGTTCCCTAGGATGTCCAATAGCGAGCTCATGGCTCCGACGGACAATGTGGTGGTTTCCACGGAGAAGTTAAGGAAACGGCTGATGCAGGAAGGTATAAGCGAATCGGCTATTCAAGATAGCGAGCAGATTATGAAGAGCGAATTCGCGGAATTGCAGAAGCAGCTGGTGTTGCTTAAACAGAAACAGTGGCTTCTGATCGACACCTTGCGTCAGTTGGAG ACAGAAAAAGTTGATCTAGAGAATACAGTGGTCGATGAGAgccagaacaagttgaatgatcAGGGGGCCTCCTCTATGATAAGGCAAGACAAGTCTAGTG AAGGCAGTGTAACTGACACAGATGAGGATAATGAAAGAGTTGATGCTGCAGAAGAAGAAACTGATGAAGATGAGCACAATTTCTTTGATACTCGTGACTTTTTGTCATCAAGCTCTTTCAAGAGCAATGGATCTGATTTCCGGACATCATCTTTCTCTTCAGATGATGGTCTTAATGGTTTTGATTCTGAAGATGACATTGATCCTTACATTAAATCAGTTGGAAGTAACTTCCCTTACATTAAACGCCGAAAAAAGTTGCCTGACCCAGTTGAAAGGGAGAAAGGTGTAAGTCTTTGGTCAATGATTAAGGATAATATTGGGAAAGACCTCACAAAAGTTTGTCTTCCTGTTTACTTCAATGAGCCTCTCTCTTCTCTTCAAAAGTGTTTTGAGGATCTGGAATATTCCTATCTGCTTGACCGTGCATATGAATGGGGGAAAAGG GGGAATAGTCTCATGAGAATTCTTAATGTAGCTGCATTTGCTGTGTCTGGATATTCTTCAACAGAAGGGAGAATTTGCAAACCCTTCAATCCATTATTAGGGGAAACATATGAAGCTGACTTCCCAGATAAAGGCTTACGCTTCTTCTCAGAGAAG GTCAGTCATCATCCTATGATTGTAGCATGCCACTGTCAGGGTACAGGATGGAAATTGTGGGGTGATAGCAATTTAAAGAGCAAGTTTTGGGGTCGCTCTATTCAGCTTGATCCAGTTGGTGTTTTGACCTTGGAGTTTGAAGATGGAGAAGTGTTCCAATGGAGTAAG GTGACAACATCAATATATAATCTCATATTAGGAAAGTTGTACTGTGATCACTATGGCACCATGCGAATAGAGGGGAACCGTGAATATTCATGTAAGCTGAAATTCAAGGAGCAATCTATCATAGATAGAAATCCTCACCAG GTACATGGTATAGTTCAAGATAGGAATGGAAAGACAATGGCTTCATTATTGGGGAAATGGGATGAGAGCATGCATTATGTGAATGGAGATTATTCTGCAAGGGGAAAAGGTCAAGAGTCTTTATCAGAAAGTCATCTCCTTTGGCGGCGGAGCAAGCCTCCTAAATATCCCACCAGATATAACTTAACACGCTTTGCCATCACATTGAATGAACTCACTCCTGGTCTAAAG GAAAAGTTGCCTCCTACAGATTCAAGGCTGAGACCTGATCAGAGATATCTGGAAAACGGGGAGTATGAAATGGCAAATTCAGAGAAGTTGCGGTTGGAGCAGCGGCAACGACAG GCTCGAAAGATGCAAGAGAGTGGTTGGAAGCCAAGGTGGTTTGCCAAGGATAAAAACAGTGGGACATACCATTATATTGGTGGATATTGGGAGGCTAGAGAGCAAAGGAAGTGGGATTCATGTCCTGATATTTTTGGCCAAATCCCTTGTGATCAGATCCTTGAATAA
- the LOC107963234 gene encoding protein terminal ear1 homolog encodes MSAASSSMGKTSNHRPLDPFAKSYQPEGPQPLNIYFPPESPYYFHCHPPPSFHYLNIYNSGKQPLPWIEVFNAPKHINYGSEGIVGNRNKSKWRLLPPRLKSAKEFPMHRQEVWVKKVKAGSNHAEEQAKFDRKTSLMIKNVPNHFQRIDLQRVLDDHCGTENRKAQPGSYFCKSEYDFLYLPMDFGFHLNLGFAFVNFTSPVAALRFYKDFNNREWSSRLGRKKICEISVAKFQGKDALKENFEHSYFACHTNKYLPVVYTPPRDGFNRSNPTVVGRRIHVTATPKDQKVMIMTQRKNKKEA; translated from the exons ATGTCAGCTGCTTCATCTTCTATGGGGAAAACCTCAAATCATAGGCCATTGGACCCTTTTGCTAAAAGCTACCAACCTGAAGGTCCTCAACCGCTAAATATCTATTTTCCCCCTGAGTCGCCTTATTACTTCCATTGCCATCCTCCTCCAAGctttcattatttaaatatatataactcAGGAAAGCAGCCACTTCCATGGATTGAAGTGTTCAATGCCCCAAAACATATAAACTATGGGTCTGAAGGGATTGTTGGGAATAGGAACAAAAGTAAATGGAGGTTACTTCCTCCACGGTTGAAGTCGGCGAAGGAGTTTCCAATGCATAGGCAAGAAGTTTGGGTCAAAAAAGTGAAAGCTGGTTCAAATCACGCTGAGGAACAAGCCAAATTTGATAGAAAGACTTCATTAATGATCAAAAACGTCCCCAATCACTTTCA AAGGATTGATTTGCAGCGCGTGTTGGATGATCACTGCGGGACAGAAAATAGAAAAGCTCAACCGGGCTCTTATTTCTGCAAATCTGAATATGATTTCCTTTATCTTCCAATGGATTTTGG GTTTCACTTAAATCTGGGATttgcatttgttaattttacgAGTCCTGTTGCTGCATTGAGGTTTTATAAGGACTTTAACAACCGAGAATGGAGCTCTAGACTTGGCAGGAAGAAAATCTGTGAAATTAGTGTTGCCAAATTCCAG ggAAAAGATGCgttgaaagaaaattttgagcactCTTACTTCGCGTGTCATACAAACAAGTACTTGCCAGTGGTTTATACCCCACCACGGGATGGTTTCAACCGCTCTAACCCAACTGTTGTTGGCAGACGAATCCACGTAACTGCGACACCAAAGGATCAAAAGGTGATGATCATGACCCAAAGGAAGAACAAAAAAGAAGCTTGA